Proteins encoded by one window of Chryseobacterium foetidum:
- a CDS encoding DUF5522 domain-containing protein: MALFDIKENEDFYYNEQGYKVFTEKFHLKRGHCCKSGCRHCPYGYDKKTDTFIKIIKKNK, from the coding sequence ATGGCTCTATTTGATATCAAAGAGAATGAGGACTTTTATTATAACGAACAGGGATATAAAGTTTTTACAGAAAAATTTCATCTGAAGCGCGGCCACTGCTGCAAAAGCGGATGCAGACACTGCCCTTACGGATACGATAAAAAGACAGACACATTTATAAAGATCATTAAAAAAAATAAATAA
- the hemL gene encoding glutamate-1-semialdehyde 2,1-aminomutase has translation MRYQRSSALFDEAYQYIPGGVNSPVRAFKSVGGVPVFMKSAKGAYLTDADDNVYVDYINSWGPAILGHTHPEVLEELKIQAEKGFSFGAPTELETEIAKFITENVPNIDQIRMVSSGTEACMSAVRLARGFTGRDKIVKFEGCYHGHSDSFLIKAGSGAATFGNPNSPGVTAGTAKDTLLARYNDFEQVQELFKQNPDEIAAIIIEPVAGNMGCVWPENDFLQKLRILCDENGALLIFDEVMTGFRLAFGGAQELFNVKADLVTYGKVIGGGLPVGAFAGRNEIMDHLAPKGGVYQAGTLSGNPLAMRAGLKTLQLIKNDFEFFNRLEETTEVLDIEIGKILTEKGIQHKINRKGSMMSVFFDTDRVSDFDDAQKANHTIFNKFFHHMLENGIYLPPSGYETYFISDAIKDSEINLTLDAVRTF, from the coding sequence ATGAGATACCAAAGAAGTTCAGCTTTATTTGATGAAGCTTACCAATACATTCCCGGCGGAGTAAATTCGCCCGTTCGCGCCTTCAAATCTGTAGGCGGAGTTCCCGTTTTTATGAAATCTGCTAAGGGTGCTTACCTTACAGATGCTGACGACAATGTTTACGTAGATTACATCAATTCGTGGGGACCGGCTATTTTAGGGCACACGCATCCTGAGGTTTTAGAGGAACTTAAAATTCAGGCTGAGAAAGGATTTTCTTTCGGTGCGCCGACAGAATTGGAAACAGAAATCGCAAAATTCATCACAGAAAATGTTCCGAATATTGATCAGATCAGAATGGTCTCTTCGGGTACGGAAGCGTGTATGAGCGCTGTGAGACTGGCAAGAGGTTTCACGGGAAGAGATAAAATTGTGAAGTTTGAGGGTTGTTATCACGGTCATTCAGATTCATTTTTAATAAAAGCGGGGAGTGGTGCTGCTACTTTCGGAAATCCTAATTCTCCGGGAGTAACTGCGGGAACTGCGAAAGATACTTTGCTGGCGAGATACAACGATTTTGAGCAGGTTCAGGAATTGTTTAAACAGAATCCAGACGAAATTGCAGCCATCATCATTGAACCAGTTGCCGGAAATATGGGTTGTGTTTGGCCTGAAAATGATTTTCTCCAAAAACTGAGAATTCTTTGTGATGAAAACGGAGCTTTATTGATTTTTGATGAAGTGATGACCGGTTTCAGACTGGCTTTTGGCGGTGCACAGGAACTGTTTAATGTAAAAGCAGACCTTGTAACTTACGGAAAAGTAATCGGAGGCGGACTTCCGGTAGGTGCTTTTGCAGGAAGAAACGAAATCATGGATCATCTTGCTCCAAAAGGCGGCGTGTATCAGGCAGGGACTTTAAGTGGAAATCCTTTGGCGATGAGAGCAGGTTTGAAAACGCTTCAGCTGATTAAAAATGACTTTGAATTTTTCAACAGACTTGAGGAAACAACTGAAGTATTAGATATTGAAATCGGTAAGATTCTAACTGAAAAAGGAATTCAGCACAAGATCAACAGAAAAGGTTCGATGATGTCTGTTTTCTTTGATACTGATCGGGTTTCAGATTTTGATGATGCTCAGAAAGCAAATCATACTATATTCAATAAATTCTTCCATCACATGCTTGAAAACGGAATTTATCTTCCGCCGAGTGGGTATGAAACGTATTTCATCAGCGATGCCATCAAAGATTCAGAAATCAATCTTACGCTGGATGCTGTAAGAACTTTTTAA
- a CDS encoding DUF4136 domain-containing protein, with amino-acid sequence MKKYIFILLAASLGLASCSPFQVRSDYAQTATFSNYRTYKLRIDDLKINDIDKDRVLNELSKQLQAKGLQSGENPDVIINVKANHKKITDISTTNPYGGMWGWGGGFGWGIGMNRTWTSNYNEGAIIVDMVDAKTQKLVWQGIGSGISVDRPKAKQKQIPQIMSEIMANYPPGMKK; translated from the coding sequence ATGAAGAAATATATTTTTATTCTACTTGCAGCAAGCCTAGGTCTTGCATCGTGCAGCCCTTTTCAGGTAAGATCAGATTATGCTCAGACCGCTACTTTCAGCAATTACAGAACGTACAAACTGAGAATTGATGATTTGAAAATAAACGACATCGATAAAGACAGAGTTTTAAATGAATTGTCAAAACAACTTCAGGCAAAAGGTTTGCAGTCTGGCGAAAATCCTGATGTAATCATTAACGTGAAAGCCAATCACAAAAAAATTACTGATATCAGCACCACCAATCCGTACGGAGGAATGTGGGGCTGGGGCGGCGGTTTCGGTTGGGGAATCGGGATGAACAGAACCTGGACGAGCAACTATAACGAAGGTGCCATCATCGTTGATATGGTAGATGCAAAAACTCAAAAGCTGGTTTGGCAGGGAATAGGAAGTGGAATTTCTGTTGACAGACCTAAAGCCAAGCAGAAGCAAATTCCTCAGATTATGTCTGAAATTATGGCAAACTATCCTCCGGGAATGAAGAAATAA
- a CDS encoding 1-aminocyclopropane-1-carboxylate deaminase/D-cysteine desulfhydrase, with product MTAPQVKIPVVEIPVDSKVKLFMKREDLIHPEISGNKYWKLFFNINNYLKLKSENPLIITFGGAYSNHISAVSALGKQFNLKTSGIIRGEEIEQKWRDNPTLVYAKRNGMNLKFVSREEYRHKEQLTEFLQLEFPEALIIPEGGTNKNALEGIKMMLNNDTKDFDYLCTAVGTGGTAAGLSQFCEDNQKVIGFKVVDDASLDEKISELTSKRNFHLTDAAFGGYGKISDENIRFINNFKSKYEIPLEPIYTGKMMQKVFEMINEDYFPDGSKILCFHTGGLQGIEGANLLLQKQNRNLII from the coding sequence ATGACAGCTCCCCAAGTAAAAATTCCGGTTGTTGAAATTCCGGTTGACAGCAAGGTGAAACTCTTTATGAAAAGGGAAGATCTCATTCATCCCGAAATTTCAGGAAACAAATACTGGAAACTCTTTTTTAATATTAATAATTATTTAAAGTTAAAATCTGAAAATCCTTTAATCATAACTTTTGGCGGAGCTTATTCAAATCATATTTCGGCAGTTTCAGCTCTTGGGAAACAGTTTAATTTAAAAACTTCAGGCATTATCCGGGGCGAGGAAATAGAACAAAAATGGCGTGATAATCCTACTTTGGTTTACGCCAAGCGAAACGGAATGAATTTAAAATTCGTCTCTCGTGAAGAATATCGTCATAAAGAACAACTGACTGAATTTCTCCAACTTGAATTTCCAGAAGCACTGATTATCCCCGAAGGCGGAACCAACAAAAACGCGTTGGAAGGCATTAAAATGATGCTCAATAACGATACAAAAGATTTTGATTATCTTTGCACAGCTGTCGGAACCGGAGGAACTGCTGCAGGACTTTCTCAGTTTTGTGAAGACAATCAGAAAGTTATAGGTTTTAAAGTAGTGGATGATGCTTCATTGGATGAAAAAATTTCGGAGTTAACGTCAAAAAGAAATTTTCATCTAACTGATGCTGCTTTCGGAGGTTACGGTAAAATAAGTGATGAAAATATCCGTTTTATCAATAACTTTAAATCAAAGTATGAAATCCCGCTGGAACCGATCTATACAGGAAAAATGATGCAGAAAGTTTTTGAAATGATTAATGAAGATTATTTTCCTGATGGAAGTAAAATTCTCTGTTTTCACACGGGTGGTTTGCAGGGAATTGAAGGAGCAAACCTGCTTCTGCAGAAACAGAACAGAAATTTAATTATATAA
- a CDS encoding fibronectin type III domain-containing protein produces the protein MKKIFTSFMMLWLVTQAGMMSHIRAQSPSPLPYTQNFNTANDLTLVNGSETNKWQYGSAIGNTGSSLYISDNSGANNQYNINSASIVHAYKELTIPTGSTLANFSFDWKSIGEVGFDYMRVWLVPATFTPTAGTAITTGGGRIQVGGEFSNQSTWQTYVINNLTVTSFANNTMRLVFEWRNGSSLGTQPPAAIDNINLSLVTCFPPTALTTTATTPNTGTISWTAPATAPANGFEYYYSTTNTPPTATTAASGTSTGNNTTINGLLPNTTYYFWVRSVCSATDKSSWSAVASFTTTQVPATIPYTQNFNTANDFGFVNGNQTNKWAYGTATGNTGSSIYISNNNGTANAYSTGSTSVVHAYRDISVPLGASVATFSFDWKALGEGFTTTNYDYFKVWLVPATFNPTAGTQITAAAGRIQVGGNMNNQTTWINYLNSTLNISSFSNSTMRLVFEWINDGSLGSQPPAAIDNINLFIPSCVMPTALAVNNIAPNGATISWTAPTPAPANGYQYFVTTTNTAPTAATPPTGTTTATSAVLGTLNPNTTYYFWVRSACGTSGTSIWTAGPSFTTPQIPATIPYSQAFTGGNDFGFVNGTQTNQWAFGAATGNTGNSIYISNNNGTANAYTIGSTSVVQAFRDITVPTGATVATLSFDWKGIGEGFTTTNYDYLRVWMVPITFVPTSGTQITAGTGRIQVGGNMNNQATWINYLNSNLNISSFAGSTMRLVFEWRNDGSGGTQPPVAIDNINLTIPSCINPTAIAVNTITANGATISWSAPIPAPANGYQYYISTTNTAPTSATPPTGNATGTSVTVGSLNPNTTYYVWVRSVCSATDSSLWSAGPSFTTTQIPATIPYIQNFTGPNDFGFSNGTQTNKWVYGSATGNTGNSLYISNNGTANAYTISSTSVVQAYRDIIVPAGTTEAQFGFDWKAAGESTYDYLRVWLVPASYQPVAGTQITAGAGRIQVGANYNLQTNWQNFLNATLNISSFAGTTMRVVFEWRNDGSGGTQPPVAIDNVRLLVCNNATPTVTVGTLTQNSAVLNWNQDINGANYEIRYRPVGATTWQTQSVGAAPYPATTNTFTLTNLLPATQYEVEIAAVCKNVAGVYSHNTFITRCDPTPPNVTVTNITSNSALVTWNPLAVSATYELQWREVGTTVWNTPTIPQPPANSYVLSGLASYKTYEVMVRNTCVGETTPNPWSSPQVFTTDRICEIPPPGLTITQLNPTSAEVTWEPYTGTGATNSYILRYRKVGIPSWTNITVNNTTTYTITGLLELTKYEMQVANICTGTPGNFTPLYYFTTPTVVYCQMSSTNSGAEFINKVTVTPFNSAAKENASGASTYTDFTGVPSTYITLVQGSQGNVVKIDKTSAAGSNTGVAVWIDFNRNGYFDVNEKILSNGPNNQTSVSGAFTVPEDAFVSMTDYKYVVMRVAMQKDGVPVNCTSFADGEVEDYTVRIQKKPVINALDQTEIILYPNPVKTVLNIKNISAKANYKIYSAAGQLVSSGLIVNNKIDVSRLINGLYIIDVVDGNITVQKKFIKE, from the coding sequence AACCAACAAGTGGCAATACGGCTCTGCCATCGGAAACACGGGAAGTTCTCTCTATATTTCCGACAACAGTGGTGCAAATAATCAGTACAACATCAACTCTGCAAGCATTGTTCATGCTTACAAAGAGCTCACCATCCCAACCGGATCTACACTTGCTAATTTTAGTTTCGACTGGAAGTCAATCGGCGAGGTTGGCTTCGACTACATGAGAGTTTGGCTGGTACCTGCTACGTTTACTCCAACTGCGGGAACAGCTATCACTACAGGTGGTGGAAGAATTCAGGTGGGCGGAGAATTCAGCAATCAATCGACATGGCAAACCTACGTAATCAACAACCTTACGGTAACGAGTTTTGCAAACAATACCATGAGATTGGTTTTTGAATGGAGAAACGGAAGCAGCCTTGGCACACAACCTCCTGCAGCTATTGATAACATTAATCTATCTTTAGTAACTTGTTTCCCTCCAACGGCTCTTACGACAACGGCAACAACCCCCAATACAGGAACAATTAGCTGGACTGCTCCTGCAACAGCTCCTGCAAATGGATTTGAATATTATTATTCTACGACCAATACGCCACCGACGGCAACTACAGCTGCTTCGGGAACAAGTACAGGAAACAACACGACTATTAATGGTCTTTTACCTAATACAACCTATTATTTCTGGGTAAGATCTGTTTGTAGTGCTACCGATAAAAGCTCTTGGTCTGCTGTTGCGAGTTTTACAACTACTCAAGTTCCTGCGACAATTCCTTACACGCAGAATTTCAATACTGCGAATGATTTTGGATTCGTCAACGGAAATCAAACCAACAAATGGGCATATGGAACAGCAACGGGAAATACCGGAAGCTCTATCTACATTTCGAACAATAACGGGACTGCAAATGCTTACAGCACAGGTTCAACTTCTGTTGTGCATGCTTATCGTGATATATCAGTGCCTTTGGGTGCAAGTGTGGCAACATTCTCTTTTGACTGGAAAGCATTAGGTGAAGGTTTTACTACGACAAATTATGATTATTTTAAAGTTTGGTTAGTTCCCGCTACTTTTAATCCTACAGCAGGAACACAGATTACTGCAGCTGCGGGAAGAATTCAAGTGGGTGGAAATATGAACAATCAGACAACATGGATTAATTACCTAAACTCAACATTAAATATCAGTAGTTTTTCTAATTCTACAATGAGGCTGGTTTTTGAATGGATAAATGATGGAAGTTTAGGCAGCCAGCCACCAGCAGCTATTGATAACATCAACTTGTTTATTCCTTCATGTGTGATGCCAACTGCTTTAGCGGTAAACAATATTGCACCAAATGGAGCTACCATCAGCTGGACGGCACCTACCCCGGCTCCGGCAAACGGATATCAGTATTTTGTGACCACAACCAATACAGCGCCTACAGCTGCGACGCCTCCGACAGGAACTACAACGGCAACGTCAGCGGTATTAGGAACTTTAAACCCAAATACAACGTATTATTTCTGGGTTCGATCAGCATGTGGAACCAGCGGTACAAGCATCTGGACGGCAGGACCTTCATTTACAACTCCTCAAATACCTGCAACAATCCCCTATTCGCAAGCCTTTACGGGAGGAAATGATTTCGGATTTGTAAACGGAACCCAAACCAATCAATGGGCTTTTGGTGCAGCGACCGGAAATACAGGAAATTCAATCTACATTTCAAATAACAACGGTACTGCAAATGCTTACACGATTGGTTCTACATCAGTTGTTCAGGCTTTCCGTGATATTACCGTCCCAACAGGTGCAACTGTCGCAACTTTATCTTTCGACTGGAAAGGTATTGGTGAAGGATTTACCACAACCAACTATGACTACCTGAGAGTTTGGATGGTTCCTATCACATTTGTTCCGACTTCTGGTACACAGATTACTGCAGGAACAGGAAGAATTCAGGTTGGTGGAAATATGAACAATCAGGCAACGTGGATTAATTATTTAAATTCAAATTTAAATATCAGCAGCTTTGCCGGATCTACTATGCGTCTTGTTTTTGAATGGAGAAATGACGGTAGCGGCGGAACTCAGCCTCCGGTGGCTATTGACAATATTAACCTTACAATACCTTCATGTATTAACCCAACGGCAATCGCTGTAAATACAATCACCGCAAACGGAGCTACCATCAGCTGGTCAGCACCAATTCCGGCTCCTGCGAACGGTTATCAGTATTATATTTCTACAACAAACACAGCACCTACGTCGGCAACTCCTCCAACAGGAAACGCTACAGGAACTTCTGTTACAGTAGGAAGTTTAAATCCAAATACCACTTATTATGTTTGGGTAAGATCAGTTTGCAGCGCAACAGACTCAAGTCTATGGTCTGCGGGTCCTTCATTTACAACGACTCAGATTCCTGCCACAATTCCTTATATTCAGAATTTTACAGGACCTAATGATTTTGGTTTCAGTAACGGAACTCAGACTAACAAATGGGTTTATGGATCTGCAACCGGAAATACAGGAAACTCACTTTATATTTCTAATAACGGAACTGCGAATGCTTACACCATCAGCTCAACATCTGTGGTACAGGCTTACAGAGATATCATTGTACCTGCAGGAACTACAGAAGCACAGTTTGGTTTTGACTGGAAAGCTGCTGGCGAAAGCACTTACGATTATTTAAGAGTCTGGTTGGTACCCGCTTCTTATCAGCCGGTTGCCGGAACTCAGATTACTGCAGGAGCAGGCAGGATTCAAGTGGGAGCAAATTACAATTTGCAGACCAACTGGCAGAACTTCCTGAATGCAACACTCAATATCAGCAGTTTTGCAGGTACGACAATGCGCGTTGTATTTGAATGGAGAAATGACGGAAGCGGCGGAACTCAGCCTCCTGTTGCCATTGATAATGTAAGATTATTAGTTTGTAACAACGCAACACCAACGGTAACTGTAGGAACTTTAACACAAAATTCAGCGGTCTTAAACTGGAACCAGGATATTAATGGTGCAAATTATGAAATCAGATACAGACCTGTAGGAGCAACAACATGGCAGACTCAATCTGTAGGTGCAGCGCCATATCCTGCAACCACAAATACTTTTACATTAACCAATTTGCTTCCGGCAACTCAATACGAAGTTGAAATTGCAGCAGTGTGTAAAAACGTAGCGGGTGTTTATTCGCACAATACATTTATCACAAGATGCGACCCAACTCCACCGAACGTTACAGTTACTAATATAACATCAAATTCAGCATTGGTGACGTGGAATCCTTTGGCAGTAAGTGCTACCTACGAATTACAGTGGAGAGAAGTGGGAACAACGGTCTGGAATACACCAACAATTCCTCAACCACCGGCAAACTCGTATGTTTTAAGCGGATTAGCTTCTTATAAAACGTATGAAGTGATGGTAAGAAACACTTGCGTTGGCGAAACAACACCAAATCCATGGTCAAGTCCGCAGGTCTTTACGACAGATAGAATATGTGAAATTCCGCCTCCGGGATTGACGATCACCCAACTTAATCCTACTTCAGCAGAAGTGACCTGGGAACCTTACACAGGAACTGGTGCGACCAACAGCTATATTTTGAGATACAGAAAAGTTGGAATTCCGAGCTGGACTAATATCACGGTAAACAATACGACAACGTACACCATTACAGGACTATTGGAATTGACAAAATATGAAATGCAGGTTGCAAACATTTGTACCGGAACGCCAGGGAACTTTACACCGCTTTATTATTTCACCACTCCAACAGTAGTGTACTGCCAGATGTCTTCAACGAACTCAGGGGCGGAATTCATCAATAAAGTAACCGTTACTCCTTTCAACAGCGCAGCGAAAGAAAATGCTTCCGGAGCATCCACTTATACTGACTTTACAGGAGTTCCTTCTACGTATATCACTTTGGTTCAGGGATCGCAGGGTAACGTTGTTAAAATTGACAAAACTTCAGCAGCAGGCTCAAATACAGGCGTTGCGGTTTGGATCGACTTCAATAGAAACGGATATTTTGACGTTAATGAAAAAATCCTTTCCAACGGCCCGAACAATCAGACTTCTGTAAGCGGAGCATTTACTGTACCTGAAGATGCTTTTGTGAGTATGACAGATTATAAATATGTTGTAATGAGAGTGGCAATGCAGAAAGACGGTGTACCTGTAAACTGCACCAGCTTTGCAGACGGTGAAGTTGAAGATTACACGGTAAGAATTCAGAAAAAACCTGTAATAAATGCTTTGGATCAGACTGAAATCATTTTATATCCAAACCCTGTAAAAACGGTGTTAAATATTAAAAATATCAGTGCAAAAGCCAATTATAAAATTTACAGTGCTGCAGGACAACTTGTTTCTTCAGGATTAATTGTCAATAACAAAATTGATGTTTCAAGGCTGATCAACGGTCTTTACATTATCGATGTTGTTGATGGAAATATCACTGTTCAGAAAAAATTCATCAAAGAATAA
- a CDS encoding SPFH domain-containing protein has product MIYLGILVFFGLITLFASFFTVKQESAAVVERLGKFLKVSHAGLHLKIPFLDQIAKRLNLRIQQLDVIIDTKTLDNVFIKMKVSVQYQVIRENVKDAYYRLENPENQITSYVFDVVRAEVPKTKLDDVFVRKDDIAIAVKSELQEAMQSYGYDIIKALVTDIDPDEQVKHAMNRINAAEREKTAAEYESEAQRIRIVAVAKAEAESKKLQGQGIADQRREIAKGLQESVHMLNSVNIKPQEASALIVVTQHYDTLQSIGANNRSNLVLLPNSPTAASSMLNDLVVSMAATQNLDDLNLPPKK; this is encoded by the coding sequence ATGATTTATTTAGGTATTCTGGTCTTTTTTGGACTGATCACTTTATTTGCTTCATTTTTCACCGTAAAGCAGGAATCTGCTGCAGTTGTGGAAAGATTGGGTAAATTCCTGAAAGTAAGCCACGCAGGTTTACATCTTAAAATTCCTTTTCTTGATCAGATTGCGAAACGTCTGAATCTGAGAATCCAGCAGCTGGATGTTATCATAGACACCAAAACTCTGGATAACGTTTTTATTAAAATGAAAGTTTCCGTGCAGTATCAGGTTATCCGGGAAAATGTAAAGGATGCGTACTATCGTCTGGAAAATCCTGAAAATCAGATTACTTCATACGTGTTTGACGTTGTGCGTGCTGAAGTTCCAAAAACCAAATTGGACGACGTCTTCGTAAGAAAAGATGATATCGCTATTGCAGTAAAAAGTGAATTGCAGGAAGCGATGCAAAGTTATGGATACGATATCATCAAAGCTTTGGTGACTGATATTGATCCGGATGAGCAGGTAAAACATGCGATGAACAGAATCAACGCTGCTGAAAGGGAAAAAACAGCTGCGGAATATGAGTCTGAAGCACAAAGAATCAGAATTGTTGCTGTTGCAAAAGCTGAAGCTGAATCTAAAAAGTTACAAGGTCAAGGTATTGCAGACCAGAGAAGAGAAATTGCAAAGGGTCTTCAGGAATCCGTGCACATGCTGAATTCTGTGAATATTAAACCTCAGGAAGCTTCTGCATTAATCGTGGTTACGCAGCATTATGATACCCTTCAGTCTATCGGGGCTAATAACAGAAGTAATTTGGTATTGTTGCCAAATTCACCGACAGCAGCAAGTTCTATGTTGAATGATTTAGTGGTTTCAATGGCTGCCACGCAAAATCTGGATGATTTAAATCTTCCACCTAAAAAATAA
- a CDS encoding glucosaminidase domain-containing protein, which translates to MKRLFTVVSLLVLSKFSAQTWANDDQYIQKFAQYAVEEMEKYKIPASITLAQGLLETGGGQSRLAQEGKNHFGIKCKEEWTGKTMKHTDDAPNECFRVYDDPRQSYEDHSVFLATRKYYANLFNLDMKDYKAWAHGLKKAGYATNPRYAGILISKIEKYRLYEFDQVNSKEVNFAILKMYPGLKDDQAYMASLESSKVVEKKKASKPAPAPKKVYAEAPKKERVKTKSEILNSILIKSHPNGGLKYVIIPEDTDIQFIANKFKISEEKLMKWNELETNQLSKNEIVFLESKNSDGNTATYKAESYEDMHDIAQKFGIKLNKLYAKNRMDEGQKPAPGQLIYLISKKPRN; encoded by the coding sequence ATGAAAAGACTTTTCACCGTCGTAAGCCTTTTAGTTTTATCTAAATTCTCAGCCCAAACCTGGGCAAATGATGATCAGTACATCCAAAAGTTTGCACAATATGCAGTAGAGGAAATGGAAAAATATAAAATTCCTGCCTCAATCACGCTTGCACAGGGGCTTCTGGAAACGGGTGGCGGACAAAGCCGACTCGCTCAGGAAGGAAAAAATCATTTTGGAATCAAGTGTAAGGAAGAATGGACCGGAAAGACGATGAAACACACTGATGACGCTCCCAATGAGTGTTTCAGAGTATATGACGACCCGAGGCAGTCTTATGAAGATCACTCAGTTTTTTTAGCCACCAGAAAGTATTACGCCAATCTTTTTAATCTGGATATGAAAGATTACAAGGCATGGGCTCATGGTCTTAAAAAGGCAGGTTACGCTACAAATCCAAGATACGCAGGCATTCTCATCAGCAAGATTGAAAAGTACAGACTGTATGAATTTGATCAGGTGAATTCTAAAGAAGTCAATTTTGCTATTCTAAAAATGTATCCCGGCCTGAAAGATGATCAGGCATACATGGCAAGTCTGGAATCTTCTAAGGTTGTTGAGAAGAAAAAAGCTTCAAAACCCGCACCGGCTCCTAAAAAAGTGTACGCTGAAGCTCCGAAAAAGGAACGTGTGAAGACCAAATCAGAAATTCTAAACTCTATTTTAATTAAAAGTCATCCTAATGGTGGTTTAAAATATGTGATTATTCCGGAAGATACAGATATTCAGTTTATTGCCAACAAATTTAAAATCAGTGAAGAAAAACTGATGAAATGGAATGAACTGGAAACCAATCAATTAAGTAAAAACGAAATTGTCTTCCTTGAATCTAAAAATTCAGATGGAAATACTGCAACCTACAAAGCCGAATCTTATGAAGATATGCACGACATTGCCCAGAAATTCGGAATTAAACTTAATAAACTTTACGCAAAAAACAGAATGGATGAAGGCCAAAAACCTGCGCCAGGACAGTTAATTTATCTGATTTCAAAAAAGCCAAGAAATTAG
- a CDS encoding deoxyguanosinetriphosphate triphosphohydrolase has translation MNLNEIFTSQRTGNNPNTAASRTDFQRDYDRIIFSSAFRRLQNKTQVFPLPGSVFVHNRLTHSLEVSSVGRSLGSIIGDFIVKNFESVLTEDSKSFYTHNLSNVIAAACLCHDVGNPAFGHSGEDAIASYFDKNENQIKDKFNAKEWADLVNFEGNANAIRVLTHQQQGKDLGGTQLTYSTLSAIAKYPCEAVARDKKILHRKKFGFFQNEKDTFLKIATATQLVQENDEPYIFKRHPFVWLVEAADDICYNIIDMEDAHRLGIVSTADCENLFFELVKSETNDIKKVKDKLSLISNENERISYLRAKVINALINQSIEIYKANFSKILDGSLDKALLDIYKSEKNTLKDIETFSINKIYNHKAVVEIENAGYNVMYELLDHFIPSVLKSKNEIKSYDKMALKLLPQQFVYEEGSDYQKVLGVIDFVSGMTDNYATDLYRKIKGIDIGMTM, from the coding sequence ATGAATTTGAATGAGATTTTTACCAGTCAGCGTACCGGCAACAATCCAAATACAGCGGCCTCCCGCACCGATTTTCAGAGAGATTACGACAGAATTATATTTTCTTCTGCCTTCAGAAGACTGCAGAATAAAACTCAGGTTTTCCCGCTTCCCGGAAGTGTTTTTGTACACAACAGATTAACGCATTCTCTTGAAGTTTCCTCTGTAGGAAGAAGTTTGGGAAGCATTATCGGAGATTTTATTGTTAAAAATTTCGAATCCGTTTTGACCGAAGATTCAAAAAGCTTTTACACTCATAATCTCAGCAACGTAATTGCCGCTGCCTGTCTTTGTCATGATGTTGGGAATCCGGCTTTCGGGCATTCGGGCGAAGATGCGATTGCAAGTTATTTTGATAAAAACGAAAATCAGATTAAAGATAAATTCAATGCAAAAGAATGGGCAGATCTCGTCAATTTTGAAGGAAACGCCAACGCCATCCGTGTTTTGACGCATCAGCAACAAGGCAAAGATTTGGGAGGAACTCAATTGACCTATTCTACACTTTCTGCCATTGCCAAATACCCTTGTGAAGCCGTTGCCAGAGATAAAAAAATTCTTCATCGTAAGAAATTTGGTTTCTTCCAGAATGAGAAAGATACTTTCCTGAAAATCGCTACAGCAACGCAGCTTGTACAGGAAAATGATGAACCGTATATTTTCAAAAGACATCCTTTTGTTTGGCTGGTAGAGGCGGCAGACGATATTTGCTACAATATTATCGATATGGAAGATGCGCACCGTCTGGGAATTGTATCGACCGCAGACTGCGAGAATCTGTTCTTCGAACTGGTAAAATCAGAGACGAATGACATCAAAAAAGTAAAAGATAAACTGTCTTTAATTTCAAACGAAAACGAACGGATTTCTTATCTGAGAGCCAAGGTTATTAATGCTTTAATAAACCAATCCATTGAAATTTATAAAGCCAATTTCAGTAAAATCCTCGACGGAAGTCTGGATAAAGCACTTCTTGATATTTATAAATCCGAGAAAAATACTTTAAAGGATATTGAAACTTTTTCAATCAATAAAATTTACAATCATAAAGCGGTTGTTGAGATTGAAAACGCCGGATACAACGTAATGTACGAACTTTTAGATCACTTCATTCCCTCGGTTTTAAAGTCTAAAAATGAGATTAAATCTTACGATAAAATGGCACTGAAACTTCTTCCGCAACAGTTTGTGTATGAAGAAGGTTCAGATTATCAGAAAGTTTTGGGCGTGATCGATTTTGTTTCGGGGATGACGGACAATTATGCGACAGATTTATACAGAAAAATCAAAGGGATTGATATTGGAATGACGATGTAA